The following are encoded together in the Candidatus Rhabdochlamydia sp. T3358 genome:
- a CDS encoding NfeD family protein — MLISLFTILGLIFIFFEFFLIGAVFAVLGSLFIILSLGLFFLSNPITLSLIYLVGTILAIIGTCKAALWWIKSSKRRGEFYLQDDQEGYSASFFDRNLVDKEGVAITELKTAGHVLIEKKRYQAVSEGGFITKDASIVVLGGRGAYLIVKEITNG, encoded by the coding sequence ATGTTGATTAGCTTATTTACGATATTAGGTTTGATTTTCATTTTCTTCGAATTTTTCTTAATCGGTGCTGTATTTGCCGTATTGGGTTCTTTATTTATTATACTAAGCCTAGGTTTATTTTTTTTAAGCAATCCTATTACTTTATCCCTTATCTATTTAGTGGGAACTATCCTTGCTATAATAGGAACATGCAAAGCAGCTCTTTGGTGGATCAAAAGCTCTAAGAGACGAGGAGAATTCTATTTGCAAGATGATCAGGAAGGGTATAGCGCTTCTTTTTTTGATCGTAATTTAGTGGATAAAGAAGGTGTGGCTATTACTGAGTTAAAAACGGCAGGCCATGTGTTGATTGAGAAGAAGCGCTATCAGGCTGTATCAGAAGGTGGATTTATTACAAAAGATGCCTCTATTGTAGTTCTAGGTGGAAGAGGTGCATATTTAATTGTAAAGGAGATAACGAATGGATAG
- the floA gene encoding flotillin-like protein FloA (flotillin-like protein involved in membrane lipid rafts): MDSFDLGGFLLVLCIGIGVFGLIVFLMLFRYVGLWFQAFVSGAPISLFNIVGMSLRKIPLRIMVSARITSYKAGLKSITVSDLETHYLAGGNVFNIVRAMIAADKANIPLTWRQATAIDLAGRDLLEAVKTSVNPKVIDCPEREHGEYITAVAKDGIQLKCRARVTVRTNILQLVGGATEETIIARVGEGIVSAIGEASTHADVLGSPQRISRLVLDRGLDAQTAFEILSIDIADISVGENIGAILRTDSAKADTKIAQAEAEKRRAMAVAMEGEMRVKLVEAEAQIPMAIAQAFREGRLGVMDYYRLNNVQADTLMRKSLAKEEI, translated from the coding sequence ATGGATAGCTTTGATTTAGGTGGGTTTCTACTTGTTTTATGTATTGGAATAGGTGTTTTTGGGTTGATTGTTTTTTTAATGCTCTTTCGTTATGTGGGGTTGTGGTTTCAGGCTTTTGTATCAGGAGCCCCCATTTCTTTATTTAACATTGTTGGAATGAGTTTACGTAAAATTCCCTTACGCATCATGGTAAGTGCTCGTATTACTTCTTATAAAGCTGGATTAAAATCGATTACGGTTTCTGACCTAGAAACCCATTACTTAGCCGGTGGTAATGTATTTAATATTGTGAGAGCCATGATTGCAGCGGATAAAGCAAATATCCCTTTAACCTGGAGACAGGCAACAGCCATTGATTTAGCGGGAAGAGATTTATTAGAAGCGGTAAAGACCTCGGTAAATCCTAAAGTAATCGATTGTCCAGAGCGTGAGCATGGGGAATACATCACAGCTGTTGCTAAAGATGGAATCCAGTTAAAATGCAGAGCGCGAGTTACGGTGCGTACCAATATTCTGCAGCTAGTTGGTGGAGCTACAGAAGAGACAATTATTGCAAGAGTAGGAGAAGGAATTGTAAGCGCAATTGGTGAAGCGTCAACTCATGCAGATGTCTTGGGTTCACCTCAGCGTATATCTCGTCTTGTGCTAGACCGAGGGTTGGATGCGCAGACCGCTTTTGAGATTTTATCCATTGATATTGCAGACATTAGCGTTGGAGAAAATATCGGTGCTATTTTGCGTACAGATTCAGCAAAAGCAGATACAAAGATTGCACAAGCAGAAGCAGAAAAGCGTCGCGCTATGGCTGTTGCTATGGAAGGCGAAATGAGAGTTAAGTTAGTCGAAGCAGAAGCTCAAATTCCTATGGCGATTGCTCAGGCATTTCGTGAAGGGCGTTTAGGGGTTATGGATTATTATCGGTTGAATAACGTACAAGCAGATACGCTCATGCGTAAATCTTTAGCTAAAGAGGAGATTTAA
- a CDS encoding flagellar biosynthetic protein FliO, translating to MLHTIKYLFIVFSVSSASLFAQMENTPSQDPHVNDLPYSVSKELMPFPDSASFTRMWITIAAALILLFVTLWLLRRFKTGHFKKMGGSSSTLAIVERKTLSPKTMLYIVEINNKRLLISESQVEVRTLTSEDISSLEKN from the coding sequence ATGCTTCACACCATCAAATATCTATTCATTGTTTTTAGTGTATCTAGTGCTTCTCTTTTTGCTCAAATGGAAAACACACCTTCTCAAGACCCCCATGTAAATGACCTTCCCTACTCTGTTTCTAAAGAGTTAATGCCTTTTCCGGACAGCGCTTCATTCACGCGAATGTGGATTACCATTGCTGCAGCTCTTATATTGCTTTTTGTAACTTTATGGCTACTACGTCGTTTTAAAACAGGACATTTTAAAAAAATGGGAGGAAGCTCTTCTACCCTTGCTATTGTAGAAAGAAAAACATTGAGCCCAAAAACCATGCTTTACATAGTAGAGATAAACAATAAGCGCTTGCTTATCTCTGAATCACAAGTAGAAGTGAGAACCTTAACAAGCGAAGACATTAGCAGCTTAGAAAAGAATTAA
- a CDS encoding HAD family hydrolase, which yields MTEHCGWLALDIDGTLTDQTHIVPEEVVIYLKELHAKGWEVFIITGRTLSFARLALELFDFSFYLAVQNGADVLYTPNQELVIRHYLSPNIIPTLEALCSEFAEDFLVYAGWEKGDFCYYRPHLFSQKIQAHVDMMKQLSLEPWQAVKSFSFADHLRFPLIKCLGTKKEMTLIYESLKDDKRLSITLIRDPLAEGVYLNLITHPEATKGNALKNVIKQTGKIGKVIAAGDDLNDISMLERADIKIVMHSAPLEMHDLADIIAKPSYQYGIIEALQKALSELHP from the coding sequence ATGACAGAGCATTGTGGCTGGTTAGCATTAGATATTGATGGGACTCTAACCGATCAAACGCACATTGTGCCAGAAGAAGTAGTTATTTACTTAAAAGAGCTACATGCTAAAGGATGGGAAGTATTTATTATCACAGGACGCACTCTATCCTTTGCTAGACTAGCATTAGAACTCTTTGATTTTTCTTTTTACCTAGCTGTTCAAAATGGAGCAGATGTTCTTTATACCCCTAATCAAGAATTAGTCATTCGTCATTATTTAAGCCCAAACATTATCCCTACTTTAGAAGCCTTGTGTTCTGAATTTGCAGAGGACTTTCTTGTTTATGCAGGATGGGAAAAAGGAGATTTTTGTTATTACCGGCCTCATCTATTTTCTCAGAAAATTCAAGCACATGTAGATATGATGAAACAGCTTTCCTTAGAGCCTTGGCAAGCTGTTAAGAGCTTTTCTTTTGCTGATCATTTGCGTTTTCCTTTAATTAAATGTTTAGGGACTAAAAAAGAAATGACTCTTATCTATGAAAGTTTAAAAGACGATAAACGCCTATCTATTACTTTGATTCGGGATCCTCTTGCTGAAGGTGTGTATTTAAATTTAATTACACATCCAGAAGCGACAAAAGGAAACGCTTTAAAGAACGTAATTAAGCAAACAGGCAAAATAGGAAAGGTGATTGCAGCAGGAGATGATTTAAATGACATAAGCATGCTAGAAAGAGCTGATATCAAAATTGTCATGCACTCAGCGCCTTTAGAAATGCATGATTTAGCAGATATTATTGCCAAACCCTCTTATCAATATGGAATTATTGAAGCTCTGCAAAAAGCGCTTAGTGAACTGCACCCATAG
- a CDS encoding enoyl-[acyl-carrier-protein] reductase — MLPINLKGKKAFIAGIGDDQGFGWAIAKALAEAGAEIIIGTWTPLLKIFTSAWNAGKFDASRMLSDGSLMQYLKVYPLDASFDKPEDVPEEIRSNKRYQDASGYTISEVASNVADDFGTIDILVHALANAPEVKKPLLETSRKGYLAALSASSYSFISLLAYFGPIMSADGAVLTLTYLASERVVPGYGGGMSSAKAALESDTRTLAWEAGRKWGIRVNAISAGPLASRAARAIGFIDDMIAYSQANAPLVKNLSAEEIGNSSAFLLSPLASGITGVTLYVDNGMHAMGIAVDSQALHPMGAVH; from the coding sequence ATGCTTCCGATCAACCTAAAAGGCAAGAAGGCGTTTATTGCAGGAATTGGAGATGACCAAGGCTTTGGCTGGGCAATTGCTAAAGCGCTTGCAGAAGCAGGCGCTGAGATTATCATCGGTACTTGGACTCCTCTTTTAAAGATTTTCACCTCTGCTTGGAATGCAGGAAAATTTGATGCTTCCCGTATGCTCTCCGATGGGAGCCTTATGCAGTATCTAAAAGTATACCCTTTAGATGCATCTTTTGATAAACCAGAAGACGTACCTGAAGAAATTCGCTCAAATAAACGCTATCAAGACGCTTCTGGATACACCATTTCCGAAGTAGCCTCTAATGTAGCAGATGATTTCGGTACCATTGATATTCTAGTGCATGCTTTAGCTAATGCACCTGAAGTGAAAAAACCTCTTTTAGAAACATCTAGAAAAGGGTATTTGGCAGCTTTAAGCGCTTCCAGTTATTCTTTTATCAGTTTACTTGCGTATTTTGGACCCATTATGAGTGCAGATGGGGCAGTCCTAACTTTAACCTATTTAGCATCTGAGCGTGTTGTACCAGGTTATGGTGGTGGGATGAGTTCTGCCAAAGCAGCACTTGAGAGCGATACGCGCACACTAGCATGGGAAGCAGGAAGAAAGTGGGGAATCCGCGTTAATGCAATTTCTGCAGGGCCCCTAGCAAGCAGAGCTGCTCGAGCTATTGGGTTTATCGATGATATGATTGCTTATTCTCAAGCTAATGCTCCTTTGGTTAAAAATCTATCCGCGGAAGAAATAGGCAATAGCTCTGCTTTTCTTCTGTCTCCTTTAGCCTCTGGCATTACAGGTGTCACTCTTTATGTGGACAATGGAATGCATGCTATGGGAATAGCTGTTGATAGTCAAGCACTGCATCCTATGGGTGCAGTTCACTAA
- a CDS encoding M48 family metalloprotease, with amino-acid sequence MQIAFPQCISCSWEYTKSTRPYQAFETLAHKVMDFVYPENELTKRRSFKFIPNFVVNALGYMTYASACPSYKTLKPIESDADLKALVNDVNEVFNDLVRVVKEKCPSTKNMSWEIRVKKDNTVNAFCCPGGKVAITTGMLEMMKGRAIGNITRKDLIAAVLGHEIVHAVAEHSAKRMQISIFSSLVIKCAAYGLSVLFVRKPNVDETLKGDEKKKAEEKLVKNREDLCKTIESICSIPAFFLQTGHSQFHEFEADELGITIAHKAIYNIDASVSLQQMFLAMKGQSKDQQKGLLQKAGDAISSHPPSNERLQKNQETINRLRGLA; translated from the coding sequence ATGCAAATCGCTTTTCCTCAATGCATTTCTTGTTCTTGGGAATACACTAAATCCACAAGGCCTTATCAGGCATTTGAGACTCTAGCACATAAGGTTATGGACTTTGTGTATCCTGAAAACGAATTAACTAAACGCAGAAGCTTTAAATTTATCCCGAATTTTGTAGTTAATGCTTTAGGATATATGACATATGCTTCAGCATGCCCATCTTATAAAACACTAAAGCCCATAGAATCAGATGCTGATCTCAAGGCTCTAGTAAATGATGTTAATGAGGTGTTTAACGACTTAGTTAGAGTGGTAAAAGAAAAATGCCCTTCGACAAAAAATATGTCATGGGAAATACGCGTAAAAAAAGATAACACGGTTAATGCCTTTTGTTGTCCTGGAGGGAAAGTGGCTATCACAACAGGCATGCTTGAAATGATGAAAGGGCGTGCAATAGGTAACATTACACGAAAAGACCTGATTGCTGCTGTATTAGGTCATGAGATCGTACATGCTGTTGCAGAACATAGTGCTAAGCGTATGCAAATCTCTATTTTTTCAAGTTTAGTCATAAAATGTGCTGCTTATGGGCTCTCTGTTTTGTTTGTTCGCAAGCCAAATGTAGATGAGACTCTAAAAGGAGACGAGAAGAAAAAAGCAGAAGAAAAGCTTGTGAAGAATAGAGAAGATCTTTGCAAAACCATTGAAAGTATTTGTTCAATTCCTGCCTTTTTCCTACAAACAGGTCATAGTCAATTCCATGAATTTGAAGCAGATGAGCTTGGAATAACAATTGCTCATAAGGCTATCTACAACATAGATGCTTCTGTAAGTCTGCAGCAAATGTTCTTAGCTATGAAAGGTCAAAGTAAAGATCAGCAGAAGGGATTGTTGCAAAAAGCTGGAGATGCAATATCTTCACATCCACCTTCTAATGAGCGATTACAAAAGAATCAAGAAACAATTAATAGGCTCAGAGGTTTAGCTTAA
- a CDS encoding OsmC family protein, which produces MEKVKILLEKDLRTRVDSEVSLVTDAPKAVSGLGEFFSPTDLLVISVASCMLTMMGYKAKELKVDLVGSYLQVTKEMQVAPIRRLKSINVEFFCPRAFSTIITEQLIQAAERCPVIHSLHPEIQKKVIYHWEDTSEVQSGNCI; this is translated from the coding sequence ATGGAAAAAGTTAAAATCCTCTTGGAAAAAGACTTAAGAACCCGTGTGGACTCAGAAGTATCGCTGGTTACGGATGCCCCTAAAGCTGTTTCGGGATTGGGTGAGTTTTTTTCTCCCACAGATTTACTAGTAATTAGTGTAGCATCCTGTATGCTAACTATGATGGGATATAAAGCTAAAGAGCTGAAGGTTGATCTAGTAGGGAGTTATCTGCAAGTAACAAAAGAGATGCAAGTAGCGCCTATTCGCAGGCTTAAATCAATTAATGTTGAGTTTTTTTGTCCAAGGGCTTTTTCTACAATAATCACAGAGCAGCTCATCCAAGCAGCAGAGAGATGTCCTGTAATTCATAGCTTGCATCCAGAAATACAAAAAAAAGTCATCTATCATTGGGAGGATACAAGTGAAGTTCAATCGGGCAACTGCATTTGA